Proteins encoded in a region of the Orcinus orca chromosome 8, mOrcOrc1.1, whole genome shotgun sequence genome:
- the ETS1 gene encoding protein C-ets-1 isoform X4, with protein sequence MKAAVDLKPTLTIIKTEKVDLELFPSPDMECADVPLLTPSSKEMMSQALKATFSGFSKEQQRLGIPKDPRQWTETHVRDWVMWAVNEFSLKGVDFQKFCMNGAALCALGKDCFLELAPDFVGDILWEHLEILQKEDVKPYQVNGVNPPYPESRYTSDYFISYGIEHAQCVPPSEFSEPSFITESYQTLHPISSEELLSLKYENDYPSVILRDPLQTDTLQTDYFAIKQEVVTPDNMCMGRTSRGSGPIQLWQFLLELLTDKSCQSFISWTGDGWEFKLSDPDEVARRWGKRKNKPKMNYEKLSRGLRYYYDKNIIHKTAGKRYVYRFVCDLQSLLGYTPEELHAMLDVKPDADE encoded by the exons ATATGGAATGTGCAGATGTTCCACTCTTAACTCCAAGCAGCAAAGAAATGATGTCTCAAGCCTTGAAAGCTACTTTCAGTGGTTTCTCTAAAGAGCAGCAACGGCTGGGAATTCCAAAAG ACCCCCGGCAGTGGACAGAGACCCATGTTCGGGACTGGGTGATGTGGGCCGTCAATGAGTTCAGCCTAAAGGGTGTGGACTTCCAGAAGTTCTGTATGAATGGGGCAGCCCTCTGCGCACTGGGGAAAGACTGCTTTCTCGAGCTGGCTCCAGACTTCGTTGGGGACATCTTGTGGGAGCATCTGGAGATCCTGCAGAAAG AGGATGTGAAGCCGTACCAAGTGAATGGAGTCAACCCTCCCTACCCAGAGTCGCGCTATACCTCGGATTACTTCATTA GCTACGGTATCGAGCATGCCCAGTGTGTCCCTCCATCGGAGTTCTCCGAGCCCAGCTTCATTACAGAGTCCTACCAGACCCTCCATCCCATCAGCTCGGAGGAGCTCCTCTCCCTCAAGTATGAGAATGACTACCCCTCGGTCATCCTCCGGGACCCTCTGCAGACGGACACCTTGCAGACTGACTACTTTGCCATCAAACAAGAAGTGGTGACCCCAGACAACATGTGCATGGGGAGGACCAGTCGTG GCAGTGGACCAATCCAGCTGTGGCAGTTTCTTCTGGAATTACTCACCGATAAATCCTGTCAGTCTTTTATCAGCTGGACTGGAGATGGCTGGGAATTCAAGCTTTCTGACCCAGATGAG GTGGCCAGGAgatggggaaaaaggaaaaacaaacctaAGATGAATTATGAGAAACTGAGCCGTGGCCTTCGCTACTATTATGACAAAAACATCATCCACAAGACGGCGGGGAAACGCTATGTGTACCGTTTTGTGTGTGACCTGCAGAGCCTCCTGGGGTACACGCCTGAGGAGCTGCACGCCATGCTGGACGTCAAGCCCGACGCGGATGAGTGA
- the ETS1 gene encoding protein C-ets-1 isoform X2, whose translation MKAAVDLKPTLTIIKTEKVDLELFPSPDMECADVPLLTPSSKEMMSQALKATFSGFSKEQQRLGIPKDPRQWTETHVRDWVMWAVNEFSLKGVDFQKFCMNGAALCALGKDCFLELAPDFVGDILWEHLEILQKEDVKPYQVNGVNPPYPESRYTSDYFISYGIEHAQCVPPSEFSEPSFITESYQTLHPISSEELLSLKYENDYPSVILRDPLQTDTLQTDYFAIKQEVVTPDNMCMGRTSRGKLGGQDSFESIESYDSCDRLTQSWSSQSSFNSLQRVPSYDSFDSEDYPAALPNHKPKGTFKDYVRDRADLNKDKPVIPAAALAGYTGSGPIQLWQFLLELLTDKSCQSFISWTGDGWEFKLSDPDEVARRWGKRKNKPKMNYEKLSRGLRYYYDKNIIHKTAGKRYVYRFVCDLQSLLGYTPEELHAMLDVKPDADE comes from the exons ATATGGAATGTGCAGATGTTCCACTCTTAACTCCAAGCAGCAAAGAAATGATGTCTCAAGCCTTGAAAGCTACTTTCAGTGGTTTCTCTAAAGAGCAGCAACGGCTGGGAATTCCAAAAG ACCCCCGGCAGTGGACAGAGACCCATGTTCGGGACTGGGTGATGTGGGCCGTCAATGAGTTCAGCCTAAAGGGTGTGGACTTCCAGAAGTTCTGTATGAATGGGGCAGCCCTCTGCGCACTGGGGAAAGACTGCTTTCTCGAGCTGGCTCCAGACTTCGTTGGGGACATCTTGTGGGAGCATCTGGAGATCCTGCAGAAAG AGGATGTGAAGCCGTACCAAGTGAATGGAGTCAACCCTCCCTACCCAGAGTCGCGCTATACCTCGGATTACTTCATTA GCTACGGTATCGAGCATGCCCAGTGTGTCCCTCCATCGGAGTTCTCCGAGCCCAGCTTCATTACAGAGTCCTACCAGACCCTCCATCCCATCAGCTCGGAGGAGCTCCTCTCCCTCAAGTATGAGAATGACTACCCCTCGGTCATCCTCCGGGACCCTCTGCAGACGGACACCTTGCAGACTGACTACTTTGCCATCAAACAAGAAGTGGTGACCCCAGACAACATGTGCATGGGGAGGACCAGTCGTG gcaAGCTCGGGGGCCAGGACTCCTTTGAGAGCATAGAGAGCTACGATAGCTGCGACCGCCTCACGCAGTCCTGGAGCAGCCAGTCATCCTTCAACAGCCTGCAGCGCGTCCCGTCCTACGACAGCTTCGACTCAGAGGACTACCCAGCCGCCCTGCCCAACCACAAGCCCAAGGGCACCTTCAAGGACTATGTGCGTGACCGTGCTGACCTCAACAAGGACAAGCCTGTCATCCCTGCTGCGGCCCTGGCTGGCTACACAG GCAGTGGACCAATCCAGCTGTGGCAGTTTCTTCTGGAATTACTCACCGATAAATCCTGTCAGTCTTTTATCAGCTGGACTGGAGATGGCTGGGAATTCAAGCTTTCTGACCCAGATGAG GTGGCCAGGAgatggggaaaaaggaaaaacaaacctaAGATGAATTATGAGAAACTGAGCCGTGGCCTTCGCTACTATTATGACAAAAACATCATCCACAAGACGGCGGGGAAACGCTATGTGTACCGTTTTGTGTGTGACCTGCAGAGCCTCCTGGGGTACACGCCTGAGGAGCTGCACGCCATGCTGGACGTCAAGCCCGACGCGGATGAGTGA